In Odontesthes bonariensis isolate fOdoBon6 chromosome 20, fOdoBon6.hap1, whole genome shotgun sequence, a genomic segment contains:
- the LOC142369977 gene encoding uncharacterized protein LOC142369977: protein MDQSEDTETSLCGEHESQSKAQRKGQRPGPRRGSSQIHLQNDLPLFKLQASKAEIHQRPEPEPEPEPEPSCVSFKSDKSKSFIIDFHPDVPSAQQIHQRPGPGPGPGPGPSCVSFKSDQSMDIRNDFKSAQHPSPQRVDQQSSEGPSGPSAQQHQTQLDSIFMLLEDNMLTFVKEELKKMQKALSPDYPECLESQREGEDEEQRSSREALVKITAHFLRRMKQEELADRLQSKLVAAVCGRKVKCALKKKFQCVFEGIPKAGKPTLLNQIYTELYITEGGTGEVNDEHEVRQIEAASRKAGRAETSIRQEDIFKVPPGRNEPIRTVMTKGVAGIGKTVLTQKFTLDWAEGKANQDIHFMFPFTFRELNVLKERKFSLVELVHHFFTETKAAGICSFEQFQVVFIFDGLDECRLPLDFHSKEPLTDATEPTSVDVLLTNLIRGKLLPSARLWITTRPAAANQIPAGCVGMVTEVRGFTDPQKEEYFRKRFRDEEQASRIISHIQTSRSLHIMCHIPVFCWITATVLEDVLDTREGAELPSTLTDMYIHFLVVQAKVKKLKYDGGAETDPHWSPESRKMIESLGKLAFEQLQKGNLIFYESDLTECGIDISAASVYSGVFTQIFREERGLYQEKVFCFIHLSVQEFLAALHVHLTFINSGLNLMEEQQKSQESETLTETLFYQSAVNKALKSPNGHLDLFLRFLLGLSLQTNQSLLRGLLTQTGSSSQTNQRTVYYIKEKISEDMSAERSINLFHCLNELNDCSLVEEIQQALSSGSLSTDDLSPAHWSALVFILLSSGKHLDVFDLNKYTASEKNLLMLLPVVKASNKAVLSSCTLSDEGCAAVSSALSSQSSSLTHLDLSIYGSGVKQLSDGLQSPHCNLEALRLSVCNLSDEGCAALSSALSSQSSSLTQLGLSNSNLQQDSGVKLLSGLQSPTCGLETLRLSVCNLSDEGCAALSSALSSQSSSLTQLDLSNNNLQDSGVKQVSAGLKSPNCRLETLSLSGCLITEEGCASLAEAVTSNPKSHLRELDLSYNHPGASGEKLLRAALKDPHTLRVEPAGERWLTPGLRKYSCQLTIDTNTVSRRLKLSDNNRKVTWVEEVQSYPDHPDRFDHWCPQLLCSNVLTGRCYWEVEWRRGVSISVSYRGISRRGDREFGGNDQSWSLSCSDGGKYSVWHNDRETPISSSSSSSSSSSSSSSSSSSVCNRAAVYVDRPAGTLSFYRVSSDTLILLHTFSTTFTEEPLHPGFRFWSWSPGSWLSLC, encoded by the exons atggatcagagtgaggacactgaaacctctctgtgtggggaacatgagagccagagcaaagctcagag gaagggacagagacctggacccAGGAGGGGGTCCTCACAGATCCACTTGCAGAATGATCTCCCACTTTTCAAATTACAGGCCTCGAAAGCCGA GATCCACCagagacctgaacctgaaccagaaccagaacctgaacccagctgtgtgtcctttaagagcgacAAGTCAAAGAGTTTCATCATTGATTTCCATCCTGATGTTCCATCAGCCCAGCA gatccatcagagacctggacctggacctggacctggacctggacccagctgtgtgtcctttaagagtGACCAGTCGATGGATATTCGTAATGACTTCAAATCAGCCCAACATCCGtcccctcagag agtggaccagcagagctcagagggtcccagtggtccgtctgcccagcagcatcaaacacagctggactccatatttatg ctgctggaggacaacatgctcacttttgtgaaggaggagctgaagaagatgcagaaggctctgagtccagattacccagaatgcttagagagtcaaagggagggtgaggatgaagagcagaggagcagcagagaggcattagtgaagatcacagCTCACTTCCTGAGaagaatgaagcaggaggagctggctgaccgtctgcagagca aacttgttgctgcagtttgtggacgtaaagttaaatgtgctctgaagaagaagttccagtgtgtgtttgaggggattcctaaagcaggaaagccaacccttctgaatcagatctacacagagctctacatcacagagggagggaccggagaggtcaatgatgaacatgaggtcagacagattgaagcagcatccaggaaagcaggcagagcagaaacatccatcagacaagaagacatctttaaagtcCCACCTGGAAGaaatgaaccaatcagaacagtgatgacaaagggagtggctggcattgggaaaacagtcttaacacagaagttcactctggactgggctgaaggcaaagccaaccaggacatccacttcatgtttccattcactttcagagagctgaatgtgctgaaagagagaaagttcagcttggtggaacttgttcatcacttctttactgagaccaaagcagcaggaatctgcagctttgaacagttccaggttgtgttcatctttgacggtctggatgagtgtcgacttcctctggacttccacagcaaggagcccctgactgatgctacagagcccacctcagtggatgtgctgctgacaaacctcatcagggggaagctgcttccctctgctcgcctctggataaccacacgacctgcagcagccaatcagatccctgctggctgcgttggcatggtgacagaggtcagagggttcactgacccacagaaggaggagtacttcaggaagagattcagagatgaggagcaggccagcaggatcatctcccacatccagacatcccgaagcctccacatcatgtgccacatcccagtcttctgctggatcactgctacagttctggaggatgtgttggacaccagagagggagcagagctgcccagcaccctgactgacatgtacatccacttcctggtggttcaggccaaagtgaagaagctcaagtatgatggaggagctgagacagatccacactggagtccagagagtaggaagatgattgagtctctgggaaaactggcttttgagcagctgcagaaaggaaacctgatcttctatgaatcagacctgacagagtgtggcatcgatatctcagcagcctcagtgtactcaggagtgttcacacagatctttagagaggagagagggctgtaccaggagaaggtgttctgcttcatccatctgagtgttcaggagtttctggctgctcttcatgtgcatctgaccttcatcaactctggactcaacctgatggAGGAACAACAAAAGTCTCAGGAGTCTGAAACACTGACAGAGACTCTCTTCTACCAGAGTGCTGTGAACAAGGCCTTAAagagtccaaatggacacctggacctgttcctccgcttcctcctgggtctttccctgcagaccaatcagagtctcctacgaggcctgctgacacagacaggaagtagctcacagaccaatcagagaaCAGTTTATTACATCAAGGAGAAGATCAGTGaggacatgtctgcagagagaagcatcaatctgttccactgtctgaatgaactgaatgattgttctctggtggaggagatccaacaggccctgagttcaggaagtctctccacagatgatctgtctcctgctcattggtcagctctggtcttcatcttactgtcatcaggaaaacatctggatgtgtttGACCTGAATAAATACACTGCTTCAGAGAAGAAtcttctgatgctgctgccagtggtcaaagcctccaacaaagctgt GCTGAGCAGCTGTACCctctcagatgaaggatgtgcagctgtgtcctcagctctcagctcccagtcctccagcctgacacacCTGGACCTGAGTATCTACggctcaggagtgaagcagctgtctgatggactgcagagtcctcactgtaacctggaagctctcag GCTGAGcgtctgtaacctctcagatgaaggatgtgcagctctgtcctcagctctcagctcccagtcctccagcctgacacaactggGCCTGAGTAACAGCAACCTgcagcaggattcaggagtgaagctgcTGTCTGGACTGCAGAGTCCAACCTGTGGGCTGGAAACTCTCAG gctgagcgtctgtaacctctcagatgaaggatgtgcagctctgtcctcagctctcagctcccagtcctccagcctgacacaactggacctgagtaacaacaacctgcaggattcaggggtgaagcaggtgtctgctggcctgaagagtccaaactgcagactggaaactctcag cctgtcaggctgtctgatcacagaggaaggctgtgcttctctggctgaagctgtgacctccaaccccaaatcccatctgagagagctggacctgagctacaaccatccaggagcctcaggagagaagctgctgagggctgcactgaaggatccacacacactcag ggtggagcctgctggagaacgatggctgacaccagggctgaggaagt attcctgccaactcacaatcgacacaaacacagtgagcaggagactgaaactgtctgacaacaacaggaaggtgacatgGGTGGAGGaggttcagtcatatcctgatcatccagacaggtttgatCACTGGtgtcctcagctgctgtgtagtaatgttctgactggtcgctgttactgggaggtcgagtggagacGAGGAGTTTctatatcagtgagttacagaggaatcagcaggagaggagacAGAGAGTTTGGAGggaatgatcagtcctggagtctgagctgctctgatggaggtaaatACTCTGTCTGGCACAATGACAGAGAAacacccatctcctcctcctcctcctcctcctcctcctcctcctcctcctcctcctcctcctcctctgtctgtaacagagcagcagtgtatgtggaccgtcctgctggcactctgtccttctacagagtctcctctgacacactgatcctcctccacaccttcagcaccacattcactgaagaacctctgcatcctggatttaggttctggtcctggtcacctggttcctggttgtctctgtgctga